The proteins below come from a single Xyrauchen texanus isolate HMW12.3.18 chromosome 1, RBS_HiC_50CHRs, whole genome shotgun sequence genomic window:
- the LOC127655819 gene encoding calphotin-like, producing MGGKLSKRKKGYDVSDPKEKKEESPVAAVDPAERKAEAPVTEADVEPQDATVESAAAPVIESEASADQTASPSTTQTEVKKDDAVPEEPAKHASIAPSEETAAVKQADVPESQAAEIPASASEAPAAEVPASASMAPAGEVPATTPEAPAAAPELSAAEEPAAVPEAPVMEEPAAVIEEPAAVQGQPVAEKAAASKEPLTEEPAVVPKELEAPVTEKPAAAPEEPSSVPEAPVTEEPLATHEEIAAVPEASEVEKPVTISEEPVTVLKAPVAELEEPAAALEAEESAAEPEEPAAVPVEPVSLPVEPVIEQVVEKAVEKLAKANEVSSEMTESTEAMPESETVTEAAVPEQVAEAAPVPEPVSEALSVAAVEADVPSTPITEPESQTAAPLEATLTQVTPEPTLTEPTPEKKSIDEPIPVIVILESTSSNEISPEETASTVTDLKLDNGVCESAGSVEESVMAPLEVNGECHKQAPEVAPMDVPKPLAEECVNGVDDKEPPQEQSDCELKKDLSLAADFQVPSPIGGMVEVPQ from the coding sequence ATGGGAGGCAAGCTAAGCAAACGGAAGAAGGGATACGATGTCAGTGACCCTAAAGAGAAGAAAGAGGAGAGTCCTGTGGCGGCAGTTGACCCAGCTGAGAGAAAGGCAGAGGCACCTGTGACTGAGGCAGATGTAGAGCCCCAAGACGCTACAGTGGAAAGTGCTGCAGCACCAGTGATTGAGTCTGAAGCATCAGCTGATCAGACTGCCTCTCCCTCAACAACACAAACAGAAGTAAAGAAGGATGATGCTGTACCTGAAGAACCAGCAAAACATGCATCTATTGCTCCATCAGAGGAAACAGCAGCTGTTAAACAAGCAGATGTGCCAGAGTCTCAAGCAGCAGAAATACCAGCATCTGCATCAGAGGCACCAGCAGCAGAGGTACCAGCATCTGCATCAATGGCACCAGCAGGAGAGGTACCAGCAACTACACCAGAGGCACCAGCAGCTGCACCTGAGCTATCAGCAGCCGAGGAACCAGCTGCTGTGCCAGAGGCACCAGTAATGGAGGAACCTGCTGCAGTAATTGAGGAACCAGCAGCTGTTCAAGGGCAACCTGTGGCAGAGAAAGCTGCAGCATCAAAGGAACCACTGACAGAGGAACCTGCAGTTGTACCTAAGGAACTAGAGGCACCAGTAACAGAGAAACCTGCAGCTGCACCTGAGGAGCCATCATCTGTGCCGGAGGCACCAGTGACAGAGGAACCTCTAGCCACACATGAAGAAATTGCAGCTGTGCCAGAGGCTTCAGAGGTGGAGAAACCTGTAACAATATCCGAGGAACCAGTAACTGTGCTGAAGGCACCAGTAGCAGAGCTTGAGGAACCAGCAGCTGCCCTAGAGGCAGAGGAATCTGCAGCTGAACCCGAGGAGCCAGCAGCTGTCCCAGTGGAGCCAGTATCTTTGCCAGTGGAACCTGTTATAGAGCAGGTAGTTGAGAAAGCTGTTGAGAAGCTTGCAAAAGCCAATGAAGTGTCCAGTGAAATGACAGAATCCACAGAAGCTATGCCAGAATCAGAGACTGTCACTGAGGCAGCAGTTCCAGAGCAAGTTGCTGAGGCTGCCCCAGTGCCTGAGCCTGTTTCTGAGGCATTGAGTGTGGCAGCGGTAGAGGCAGATGTGCCTTCCACACCAATCACAGAGCCTGAGTCTCAAACTgctgcacctcttgaggccacaTTAACACAAGTAACACCAGAGCCAACCTTAACTGAACCTACACCAGAGAAAAAGAGCATAGATGAGCCCATCCCCGTGATCGTAATCTTAGAGTCAACCTCATCCAATGAGATATCCCCCGAGGAAACTGCATCGACTGTCACAGATCTCAAGCTGGATAAtggagtgtgtgagagtgctGGCTCAGTAGAGGAATCTGTGATGGCTCCCCTTGAAGTAAATGGGGAATGCCACAAGCAAGCACCAGAGGTAGCCCCCATGGACGTCCCCAAGCCTCTGGCTGAGGAATGTGTAAACGGTGTGGATGACAAAGAACCCCCTCAGGAACAGAGTGACTGTGAACTGAAAAAGGACTTGAGTTTGGCTGCTGACTTTCAAGTTCCATCTCCAATTGGTGGCATGGTAGAGGTGCCACAGTGA